From Ramlibacter tataouinensis, the proteins below share one genomic window:
- the pstC gene encoding phosphate ABC transporter permease subunit PstC, whose translation MSSTLSAHEASLDLALGSRERSMTPPPAPARRRSPLADLLFGWAAKGAALLTLSLLLGIMLSLVVGAWPAIERFGLGFLFSPVWDPVGLEFGGLVMIYGTLATSLIALLIAVPVSFGIALFLTELSPAWLKRPLGTAIELLAAVPSIVYGMWGLLVFGPILATWVQQPLQALFGNVPILGALFSGPPVGIGVLSAGIILAIMIIPFIAAVMRDVFDVTPPMLKESAYALGSTTWEVVTRVVLPYTKSGVIGGIMLGLGRALGETMAVTFVIGNFNQLDTLSLFQAANSITSALANEFAEAASGLHQAALIYLGLVLFFITFVVLSFSKLLLARMRRGEGGKA comes from the coding sequence ATGTCTTCTACACTCTCGGCCCATGAGGCCTCCCTGGACTTGGCCCTTGGCAGCCGCGAGCGTTCAATGACGCCGCCGCCCGCGCCCGCGCGTCGCAGAAGTCCGTTGGCCGACCTGCTGTTCGGCTGGGCCGCCAAGGGCGCGGCCCTGCTCACGCTCAGTCTGCTGCTGGGCATCATGCTGTCCCTGGTGGTCGGCGCCTGGCCGGCCATCGAGAGATTCGGCCTCGGCTTCCTGTTCAGTCCCGTCTGGGACCCGGTGGGCCTCGAGTTCGGCGGGCTGGTGATGATCTACGGCACGCTGGCCACCTCGCTGATTGCCTTGCTGATCGCCGTGCCGGTGAGCTTCGGCATCGCGCTGTTCCTGACCGAGCTGTCGCCCGCCTGGCTCAAGCGCCCGCTGGGCACGGCGATCGAACTGCTGGCGGCCGTCCCTTCCATCGTCTACGGCATGTGGGGCCTGCTGGTGTTCGGTCCCATCCTCGCCACCTGGGTCCAGCAGCCGCTGCAGGCGCTGTTCGGCAACGTGCCCATCCTGGGCGCGCTGTTCTCGGGGCCGCCGGTGGGCATCGGCGTGCTGTCGGCGGGAATCATCCTCGCCATCATGATCATCCCCTTCATCGCGGCGGTGATGCGCGACGTGTTCGACGTCACGCCGCCCATGCTCAAGGAATCGGCCTACGCCCTGGGTTCGACCACCTGGGAGGTGGTGACCCGGGTCGTGCTGCCCTACACCAAGTCGGGCGTGATCGGCGGCATCATGCTCGGGCTCGGCCGCGCGCTGGGTGAGACGATGGCCGTCACCTTCGTGATCGGCAACTTCAACCAGCTCGACACCCTGTCGCTGTTCCAGGCCGCCAACAGCATCACCTCGGCCCTGGCCAACGAGTTCGCCGAAGCCGCCAGCGGCCTGCACCAGGCGGCGCTGATCTACCTCGGGCTGGTGCTGTTCTTCATCACCTTCGTGGTGCTGTCCTTCTCGAAGCTGCTGCTGGCGCGCATGCGCCGCGGCGAGGGAGGCAAGGCATGA
- the pstS gene encoding phosphate ABC transporter substrate-binding protein PstS → MIGGAALAATGVATAQEVTGAGASFPAPVYAKWAADYNKATGAKVNYQSVGSGAGIRQIDAKTVDFGASDMPLKDDELAKKGQLQFPTVIGGVIPVVNIKGINPGQLQLTGQVLGDIYLGKIAKWNDPAIKSLNPNLNLPDAAIAVVRRADGSGTSFIFTNYLSKVNPEWKAKVGEGTAVNWPTGAGGKGNEGVAAFVGRLPNSIGYVEYAYVKQNKMTYALVQNAAGKFAKPDSTSFKAAAANADWSKTFYQILTNQPGDTTWPITNATYILMHKVQDKPAQGAAVLKFFEWAYKNGDKTADDLDYVPMPATVKTQIEKAWGEIKDGSGKQIAAK, encoded by the coding sequence ATGATCGGCGGCGCCGCGCTCGCCGCCACCGGAGTCGCGACTGCCCAGGAAGTGACTGGCGCCGGCGCCAGCTTCCCGGCGCCCGTGTACGCCAAGTGGGCGGCCGACTACAACAAGGCCACCGGCGCCAAGGTGAACTACCAATCCGTGGGTTCCGGGGCCGGCATCCGCCAGATCGACGCCAAGACGGTGGACTTCGGCGCCTCCGACATGCCCCTGAAGGACGATGAACTGGCCAAGAAGGGCCAGCTGCAGTTTCCGACGGTGATCGGCGGGGTGATCCCCGTCGTCAACATCAAGGGCATCAACCCGGGCCAGCTCCAGCTGACCGGCCAGGTCCTGGGTGACATCTACCTGGGCAAGATCGCCAAGTGGAATGATCCGGCGATCAAGTCGCTCAATCCGAACCTCAATCTGCCGGATGCCGCGATCGCGGTCGTCCGCCGTGCCGACGGCTCGGGCACCAGCTTCATCTTCACCAACTACCTGTCCAAGGTGAACCCCGAGTGGAAGGCCAAGGTCGGTGAAGGCACCGCCGTCAACTGGCCGACCGGTGCCGGCGGCAAGGGCAATGAGGGGGTGGCAGCTTTCGTCGGTCGCCTGCCGAACTCGATCGGCTACGTCGAATACGCCTACGTCAAGCAAAACAAGATGACCTACGCGCTGGTGCAGAACGCCGCCGGCAAGTTCGCCAAGCCCGATTCGACCTCCTTCAAGGCCGCCGCGGCGAACGCCGACTGGTCCAAGACCTTCTACCAGATCCTGACGAACCAGCCGGGCGACACCACCTGGCCGATCACCAACGCCACCTACATCCTGATGCACAAGGTGCAGGACAAGCCCGCGCAGGGCGCCGCCGTGCTGAAGTTCTTCGAATGGGCCTACAAGAACGGCGACAAGACCGCCGACGACCTCGACTACGTGCCCATGCCCGCCACCGTCAAGACCCAGATCGAGAAGGCCTGGGGCGAGATCAAGGACGGCTCGGGCAAGCAGATCGCAGCCAAGTAA
- a CDS encoding fasciclin domain-containing protein — protein sequence MIQRRLVALLPAAALLAACATSTPQPASVADALARDPELSTVNELVNRAGLSETLRTGGPYTFFAPTNAAFKAVPAKTMDELNSNPARLKAVLSYHVLPSRLMAADVRNGSVQTSQGAKLELSRAGSYVTVEDAMVQHADIAAANGVVHTVDRVLLPPSR from the coding sequence ATGATCCAACGCCGCCTCGTCGCCCTGTTGCCCGCCGCCGCGCTCCTTGCTGCCTGCGCGACCTCCACCCCGCAACCGGCCTCCGTCGCCGATGCCCTGGCCCGCGATCCCGAGCTGAGCACGGTCAATGAGCTCGTCAACCGCGCCGGCCTGTCCGAAACGCTGCGCACCGGCGGCCCCTACACTTTCTTCGCGCCGACCAACGCCGCGTTCAAGGCCGTGCCGGCCAAGACCATGGACGAGCTGAACAGCAACCCGGCGCGCCTGAAGGCCGTGCTGTCCTACCACGTCCTGCCCTCAAGGCTCATGGCGGCCGACGTGCGCAACGGCAGTGTCCAGACCAGCCAGGGCGCCAAGCTCGAGCTCTCGCGCGCCGGCAGCTACGTGACGGTCGAGGACGCCATGGTCCAGCACGCCGATATCGCGGCGGCCAACGGCGTCGTGCATACGGTCGATCGCGTGCTGCTGCCGCCGTCCCGCTGA
- a CDS encoding ABC transporter substrate-binding protein: MRSRPINRRQMLAAAATLAAPAWALAQSGKASARGITIAQIVDTSPAQQDVSKDFLIGSRAAWQDVNARGGLRGRTVQHATIEVDGTAASVRAALASVRDNPDCLLLCGSAGDVAATRVATALRAERLGIAHVAPWLQNSGLELDDQTFPIFAPRQEQIAHALKSLSVVNVRELGVVYAGEQEYAGHRNELEHAAAALGLKIVAYRGSNLAQLGQQLTQASPAILLFVGGTPELVQFTQGLERQSRQRYVVALADVNLQTLQQMGAARHTPVIATQSVPMVTASHPIVRKYREVLARLFDEPPAPLSLAGFIAARYAFEVLGGVDGQLSRASVLAAFQRRETLDVGGFRVSYDGRRRGGTFVTQSMLTTDGRVIG; encoded by the coding sequence GTGAGATCGCGACCCATCAACCGCCGCCAGATGCTGGCTGCGGCGGCCACCCTCGCTGCCCCGGCGTGGGCGCTGGCGCAGTCGGGCAAGGCGTCCGCCCGCGGCATCACGATCGCGCAGATCGTGGACACCTCGCCAGCCCAGCAAGACGTTTCCAAGGACTTCCTGATCGGCTCGCGCGCCGCGTGGCAGGACGTCAATGCCCGCGGCGGCCTGCGCGGCCGCACCGTGCAGCACGCGACGATCGAAGTCGACGGCACGGCCGCCAGCGTGCGTGCCGCGCTTGCCTCGGTGCGCGACAACCCCGACTGCCTGCTGCTGTGCGGCAGCGCCGGCGATGTCGCCGCCACCCGCGTGGCCACGGCGCTGCGCGCGGAACGGCTCGGCATCGCGCATGTGGCCCCTTGGCTGCAGAACTCCGGGCTCGAGCTGGACGACCAGACCTTCCCGATCTTCGCGCCGCGGCAGGAACAGATCGCCCATGCGCTCAAATCGCTGAGCGTGGTGAACGTGCGCGAGCTCGGGGTCGTCTATGCGGGCGAGCAGGAGTACGCCGGGCACAGGAATGAGCTGGAGCACGCCGCAGCCGCGCTGGGCCTGAAGATCGTCGCCTACCGCGGCAGCAACCTGGCGCAGCTGGGCCAGCAACTGACGCAGGCCTCGCCGGCCATCCTGCTGTTCGTCGGCGGCACGCCCGAGCTGGTCCAGTTCACCCAGGGGCTGGAGCGGCAATCGCGTCAGCGCTACGTCGTGGCGCTGGCCGACGTCAACCTGCAGACACTGCAGCAGATGGGCGCCGCCCGCCACACGCCGGTGATCGCCACGCAGTCCGTGCCCATGGTCACGGCCAGCCACCCCATCGTGCGCAAGTACCGTGAGGTGCTGGCCCGGCTGTTCGACGAGCCGCCGGCGCCCCTCAGCCTGGCCGGCTTCATCGCCGCCCGCTACGCGTTCGAGGTGTTGGGTGGCGTGGACGGCCAGCTGAGCCGAGCCTCCGTGCTCGCAGCTTTCCAGCGGCGCGAGACGCTCGACGTCGGCGGCTTCCGCGTCAGCTACGACGGCCGTCGCCGCGGCGGCACCTTCGTCACGCAAAGCATGCTCACCACCGACGGCCGGGTGATCGGCTGA
- the ppx gene encoding exopolyphosphatase, producing the protein MQNGSLLAAVDLGSNSFRLEIGRLEHGQIRRTEYIKETVRQGSGLDASRNLTQEAMQRGWDCLARFAERLAGFRRSQVRAVATQTLREARNRDAFLAQAHRTLGFPIDVISGTEEARLIYQGVAHLLPQSDEQRLVVDIGGRSTELILGQHVDANLMASYRVGSVAWSMRYFPQGALTHEAFDEAELAAQAVLEEALDAYERDRWEVAYGSSGTIGAVADIVAAAGGPAGLITREDLDRLRAELVASGHVDKVRLPSLKDDRRPVIGGGLSVLRAVFDTLQIDSMQAAQGALRHGVLYDMLDREQPVTDMRSTTVKRLCAKFDADAAQAARVAAAACTLLRQLRHADDDQVLARHERKLSWAAQLHEIGSTVSHSDYHKHGAYILDNTDAPGFAAHELHRLGQLVLGHRGKLRKLDIDFGDEPFVHQLACIRLAVILCHARRDPELRGLQLSGGDRSMTLKLPAAWSAKHPQSAWLLREEAAAWQKTPWAFELG; encoded by the coding sequence ATGCAAAACGGTTCCCTGCTCGCCGCGGTCGATCTCGGCTCCAACAGTTTCCGCCTGGAAATCGGGCGCCTGGAGCACGGGCAGATCCGGCGCACCGAGTACATCAAGGAGACCGTCCGCCAAGGCAGCGGGCTCGATGCCTCCCGCAACCTCACCCAGGAAGCCATGCAGCGCGGCTGGGACTGCCTGGCCAGGTTCGCCGAGCGCCTGGCCGGCTTTCGCCGCTCGCAAGTGCGCGCCGTGGCCACCCAGACGCTGCGCGAGGCGCGCAATCGCGACGCCTTCCTGGCCCAGGCGCACCGGACCCTGGGCTTTCCCATCGACGTGATCTCGGGCACCGAAGAGGCGCGCCTGATCTACCAGGGCGTGGCCCACCTGCTGCCGCAATCGGATGAACAGCGGCTGGTGGTGGACATCGGCGGACGGTCCACGGAGCTGATCCTGGGGCAGCACGTTGATGCGAACCTGATGGCCAGCTATCGCGTGGGCAGCGTCGCCTGGTCGATGCGCTACTTCCCGCAGGGCGCATTGACGCACGAGGCCTTCGATGAAGCCGAACTCGCCGCGCAGGCGGTGCTGGAGGAAGCGCTGGACGCCTACGAGCGCGACCGGTGGGAGGTGGCCTACGGCTCCTCGGGCACCATAGGCGCGGTAGCCGACATCGTTGCCGCGGCCGGCGGGCCGGCCGGCCTGATCACCCGCGAAGACCTGGACCGGCTGCGGGCCGAGCTGGTGGCCAGCGGCCATGTCGACAAGGTGCGGCTTCCCAGCCTCAAGGACGACCGCCGGCCGGTGATCGGCGGGGGTCTGAGCGTCCTGCGCGCCGTGTTCGACACCCTGCAGATCGACAGCATGCAGGCCGCGCAAGGCGCGCTGCGCCATGGCGTGCTCTACGACATGCTCGATCGCGAGCAGCCGGTGACCGACATGCGATCGACCACGGTGAAACGCCTGTGCGCGAAGTTCGACGCCGATGCGGCGCAGGCGGCGCGGGTGGCTGCCGCAGCCTGCACCCTGCTTCGCCAGCTGCGGCATGCCGATGACGACCAGGTGCTGGCCCGTCACGAGCGCAAGCTCTCCTGGGCCGCGCAGCTTCACGAGATCGGCAGCACGGTCTCGCACAGCGACTACCACAAGCACGGCGCCTACATTCTCGACAACACCGACGCGCCGGGTTTCGCGGCGCATGAGTTGCATCGCCTGGGCCAGCTGGTGCTCGGGCACCGGGGCAAGCTGCGCAAGCTCGACATCGACTTCGGCGACGAACCCTTTGTGCACCAGCTGGCCTGCATCCGGCTGGCGGTGATCCTGTGCCATGCGCGGCGCGACCCCGAACTGCGCGGCCTGCAGCTTTCGGGCGGCGACCGCAGCATGACCTTGAAGCTGCCCGCCGCCTGGTCAGCGAAGCATCCGCAATCGGCCTGGCTGCTGCGCGAGGAAGCCGCCGCCTGGCAGAAGACGCCCTGGGCTTTCGAGCTGGGCTGA
- the sixA gene encoding phosphohistidine phosphatase SixA: MELILWRHAEAEEVAPGADDLRRALTTHGEKQAARVALWLDRQLVDSARILCSPALRCEQTVMALGRKYKVREELAPGGSPDALLAAARWPDSRQPVLIVGHQPLLGETAAHLLGVDGRGLTIRKGGVWWFRSREREGGQEAVLMAALSPGQA, encoded by the coding sequence GTGGAACTGATCCTGTGGCGGCATGCCGAAGCGGAAGAGGTCGCCCCGGGCGCCGACGACCTGCGGCGCGCGCTCACGACCCATGGCGAGAAGCAGGCCGCCCGCGTGGCCCTGTGGCTGGACCGGCAACTGGTGGACAGCGCCCGGATCCTGTGCAGCCCGGCCCTGCGCTGCGAGCAAACGGTGATGGCGCTGGGCCGCAAGTACAAGGTGCGCGAAGAGCTGGCGCCAGGCGGCAGCCCCGATGCGCTGCTGGCGGCGGCACGGTGGCCTGACAGCAGGCAGCCGGTCCTGATCGTCGGCCACCAGCCTCTCTTGGGTGAGACCGCGGCCCATCTGCTGGGCGTCGACGGCCGCGGGCTGACGATCCGGAAGGGCGGGGTGTGGTGGTTCCGCTCGCGCGAGCGCGAGGGCGGGCAGGAGGCCGTGCTGATGGCGGCGCTCTCACCCGGCCAGGCCTGA
- the ppk1 gene encoding polyphosphate kinase 1, which produces MSAVPVPPLHEAVAFIDRDHSILAFNERVLDWAHRTDVPLLERLRYLCIVSSNLDEFFEVRAATHLDALKAGDLKGAQGFEALARAAHALVGRQYALYNDELMPAFARQGIAIVAHGERNAAQRAWVHSYFESEVRPLLVPVGLDPAHPFPQVANKSLNFIVRLGGKDAFGRENEIAIVKVPRVLPRLIRMPPKVSGKKTLFVSLSSVIRAHLASLFPGREVGEFSQFRVTRHSDLAVDEDDVKDLRTALRLGLQQRHYGQALRLEVSAGCSEFLAAFLLAQFALPAPCLYRVHGPVNLVRLAQLIDLVDAPKLLFPAFRPSYPVQLQPGRSILDQVRKRDILVHHPFESFDGVLAFLREAVQDPKVLAIRQTIYRTGADSELMELLAEAVRLGKEVTAVVELKARFDEEANINWAERLEAIGAQVVYGVVGLKTHAKMLLVTRREGRSLVRYAHLSTGNYNPQTARLYTDLGFFTADPHITADVDNVFVHLASHSRLPRMAQVWLAPFHLHRKLIDRIEALGAAAAQGKKARIVLKLNALTDVPLSEALVRAGKMGVHIDLLVRGACILPARQPGVTDNIRVRSVIGRFLEHSRVFYFRLDHDEQVYLSSADWMNRNMLRRVELAWPVNDPALRQRIIDECLVAYLHDDCDAWDLMPDGRYKRAPRAGELKGHGAQAALMTRYAAPAGQERA; this is translated from the coding sequence ATGTCCGCCGTTCCCGTGCCGCCCCTCCATGAGGCGGTTGCCTTCATCGATCGCGACCACAGCATCCTCGCCTTCAACGAGCGGGTGCTCGACTGGGCCCATCGCACCGATGTGCCGCTGCTGGAGCGCCTGCGCTACCTGTGCATCGTCTCATCCAACCTGGACGAGTTCTTCGAGGTGCGCGCGGCGACGCACCTCGATGCGCTGAAGGCCGGCGATCTGAAGGGCGCGCAGGGCTTCGAAGCCCTGGCGCGCGCGGCGCATGCGCTGGTGGGCCGCCAGTACGCGCTCTACAACGACGAGCTGATGCCGGCCTTCGCCAGGCAGGGCATCGCCATCGTGGCGCATGGCGAGCGCAACGCGGCCCAGCGGGCCTGGGTGCATTCGTACTTCGAGTCCGAAGTGCGTCCCCTGCTGGTCCCGGTCGGGCTGGATCCTGCGCACCCCTTCCCGCAGGTGGCCAACAAATCGCTCAACTTCATCGTGCGTCTGGGCGGCAAAGACGCCTTCGGCCGCGAGAACGAGATCGCGATCGTGAAGGTGCCGCGCGTGCTGCCGCGGCTGATCCGAATGCCGCCCAAGGTATCGGGGAAGAAGACCCTGTTCGTATCACTGTCCAGCGTCATCCGGGCCCACCTGGCCAGCCTGTTCCCGGGTCGAGAGGTGGGCGAGTTCTCGCAGTTCCGCGTCACGCGGCACTCCGACCTGGCGGTGGACGAGGACGATGTGAAGGACCTGCGCACGGCCCTTCGCCTGGGGCTGCAGCAGCGCCACTACGGACAGGCGCTACGGCTGGAGGTGTCCGCCGGGTGCTCCGAGTTCCTGGCCGCCTTCCTGCTGGCGCAATTCGCACTGCCCGCGCCATGCCTGTACCGCGTCCACGGACCGGTGAACCTGGTGCGGCTGGCGCAACTGATCGATCTGGTCGATGCGCCCAAGCTGCTGTTTCCCGCGTTCAGGCCCTCGTATCCGGTGCAGCTGCAGCCGGGGCGTTCGATCCTCGACCAGGTCAGGAAGCGCGACATCCTCGTGCACCACCCCTTCGAGAGCTTCGACGGCGTGCTGGCCTTCCTGCGCGAGGCCGTGCAGGACCCCAAAGTGCTGGCGATCCGCCAGACCATCTACCGCACCGGCGCGGACTCGGAGCTGATGGAACTCCTGGCCGAAGCGGTGCGCCTGGGCAAGGAAGTCACCGCCGTGGTGGAACTGAAGGCCCGTTTCGACGAGGAAGCCAATATCAACTGGGCCGAGCGGCTCGAGGCGATCGGCGCCCAGGTCGTGTATGGCGTCGTGGGCCTGAAGACGCACGCCAAGATGCTGCTGGTGACGCGGCGCGAGGGTCGCAGCCTGGTGCGCTATGCCCACCTGTCGACGGGCAACTACAACCCGCAGACCGCGCGCCTGTACACCGACCTCGGCTTCTTCACGGCCGACCCCCACATCACGGCGGATGTCGACAACGTGTTCGTGCACCTGGCCAGCCACAGCCGGCTGCCGCGCATGGCGCAGGTCTGGCTCGCGCCTTTCCACCTGCATCGTAAGCTGATCGACAGGATCGAAGCGCTTGGCGCCGCCGCGGCCCAGGGTAAGAAGGCCCGGATCGTGCTCAAGCTCAATGCGCTGACCGACGTTCCGCTGAGCGAGGCGCTGGTGCGCGCCGGCAAGATGGGCGTGCACATCGACCTGCTCGTGCGGGGCGCCTGCATCCTGCCGGCGCGCCAGCCGGGCGTCACCGACAACATCCGGGTGCGCTCCGTCATCGGCCGCTTCCTGGAGCACTCGCGCGTCTTCTACTTCCGCCTCGACCACGACGAGCAGGTGTACCTCTCCAGCGCCGACTGGATGAACCGCAACATGCTCCGGCGGGTCGAGCTGGCATGGCCGGTCAACGACCCGGCGCTGCGCCAGCGCATCATCGACGAGTGCCTGGTGGCCTACCTGCACGACGACTGCGATGCCTGGGACCTGATGCCCGATGGCCGCTACAAGCGCGCGCCCCGGGCAGGCGAGCTCAAGGGCCATGGCGCCCAGGCGGCGCTGATGACCAGGTATGCGGCGCCGGCGGGACAGGAAAGGGCTTGA
- a CDS encoding glycosyltransferase family 4 protein, which yields MRIALVTDAWQPQVNGVVTTLVELVRELRAAGHEVKVIEPQQFPRRPCPGYPGIDLAVRPARRLGELLDAFRPEAIHLATEGPLGWAARRYCLKAGLAFTTAFHTKFPEIVNAALRVPVSWGYALMRRFHRPSSGVMVPTESVLRMLDQRGFRNLRAWTHGVDASLFQFQAQARDWVPLGDLPRPLALFVGRVSYEKNIGAFLDMEFPGSKVVCGVGPVEAQLKQRYPHVRWVGLLSRDRLAQLYAAADVFVFPSHADTFGLVMVEAMACGTPVAAYPADGPLEVLGRRNESGRTLGGAMHEDLRQACHAALAVPRGEARARALDFSWGRAAAVFESHLVPARAGARSNVDCAVTQLSSGRSTLS from the coding sequence ATGAGAATCGCGCTGGTCACGGATGCCTGGCAGCCCCAGGTCAACGGGGTGGTCACCACGCTGGTCGAGCTGGTGCGCGAGTTGCGCGCGGCCGGCCACGAAGTCAAGGTGATCGAGCCCCAGCAGTTTCCGCGCCGGCCGTGCCCCGGCTACCCCGGGATCGATCTTGCGGTCCGTCCCGCGCGCCGCCTGGGCGAATTGCTGGACGCCTTCCGGCCGGAAGCCATCCACCTCGCCACGGAGGGGCCGCTCGGCTGGGCGGCACGCCGCTACTGCCTCAAGGCCGGCCTGGCCTTCACCACCGCTTTCCACACCAAGTTTCCCGAGATCGTGAACGCGGCGCTGAGGGTGCCCGTGTCCTGGGGCTACGCGCTGATGCGCCGCTTCCACCGGCCGTCCTCGGGCGTCATGGTGCCGACCGAGAGCGTCCTTCGGATGCTGGATCAGCGCGGCTTTCGCAATCTGCGGGCCTGGACTCATGGCGTGGACGCCTCGCTGTTCCAGTTCCAGGCACAGGCGCGTGACTGGGTGCCGCTGGGCGACTTGCCGCGCCCGCTGGCGCTGTTCGTCGGTCGCGTTTCGTACGAGAAGAACATCGGCGCCTTCCTGGACATGGAGTTCCCCGGCAGCAAGGTGGTGTGCGGCGTTGGGCCGGTGGAAGCCCAGCTGAAGCAGCGCTACCCGCATGTGCGCTGGGTCGGCTTGCTGTCGCGCGACCGGCTGGCCCAGCTGTACGCCGCGGCCGACGTGTTCGTGTTCCCCAGCCACGCCGACACCTTCGGGCTGGTGATGGTCGAGGCCATGGCCTGCGGCACGCCGGTCGCGGCCTATCCGGCCGACGGCCCGCTGGAAGTGCTGGGCCGCCGCAACGAGAGCGGCCGCACGCTGGGCGGCGCGATGCATGAGGACCTTCGCCAGGCCTGCCACGCCGCCCTGGCCGTTCCGCGCGGGGAGGCGCGCGCGAGGGCGCTGGACTTCAGCTGGGGCCGGGCCGCCGCCGTGTTCGAGAGCCATCTCGTTCCCGCGCGCGCCGGCGCCAGGTCGAACGTGGACTGCGCTGTCACACAACTGTCATCCGGGCGTTCGACACTGTCATGA
- a CDS encoding UDP-2,3-diacylglucosamine diphosphatase: MAFDAVIPPGGGIAAAGAQELAHASPGRRVRTVFVSDIHLGTPGCQALALLDFLKHHPCEQLYLVGDIVDGWQLRKRWFWPQPHNDVVQKLLRAARKGCRVIYVPGNHDEFARQFDGQSFGGIEVAREAVHTMADGRRLWVVHGDDFDAVVQCAKWLAYVGDNLYELMLRLNRHLNRLRGRLGLPYWSLSAYLKHKVKKALNYVTDFEQAVAGEARRRGYQGVVCGHIHRAEMRSIGGVLYCNDGDWVESRSALVEHLDGTLELVHWAPTHEVPPARSSRTLQEAS; encoded by the coding sequence ATGGCCTTCGATGCCGTCATTCCCCCGGGAGGCGGCATCGCGGCCGCCGGCGCGCAGGAGCTTGCACATGCGTCGCCCGGGCGCCGCGTGCGCACGGTGTTCGTGTCCGACATCCACCTCGGCACGCCGGGTTGCCAGGCGCTGGCCCTGCTGGATTTCCTCAAGCACCACCCTTGCGAACAGCTGTACCTGGTGGGCGACATCGTCGACGGCTGGCAGCTGCGCAAGCGCTGGTTCTGGCCGCAGCCGCACAACGACGTGGTGCAAAAGCTCCTGCGCGCCGCCCGCAAGGGCTGCCGCGTGATCTACGTGCCCGGCAACCATGACGAGTTCGCGCGCCAGTTCGACGGCCAGTCCTTTGGCGGCATCGAGGTCGCGCGCGAGGCGGTCCACACCATGGCGGACGGGCGCCGGCTCTGGGTGGTGCACGGCGACGACTTCGATGCGGTGGTGCAGTGCGCGAAGTGGCTGGCCTACGTCGGCGACAACCTCTACGAGCTCATGCTCAGGCTCAACCGTCACCTGAACCGGCTGCGCGGCCGGCTTGGGCTGCCGTACTGGTCGCTGTCGGCCTACCTCAAGCACAAGGTCAAGAAGGCACTGAACTACGTCACCGACTTCGAGCAGGCCGTGGCCGGCGAAGCGCGCCGGCGCGGCTACCAGGGCGTGGTCTGCGGCCATATCCATCGCGCCGAGATGCGCAGCATCGGCGGTGTGCTCTATTGCAACGACGGCGACTGGGTCGAGAGCCGCAGCGCGCTGGTCGAACACCTGGATGGGACGCTGGAACTGGTGCACTGGGCCCCGACCCACGAAGTGCCGCCGGCCCGGTCGAGCAGGACACTGCAGGAGGCCTCATGA
- a CDS encoding GNAT family N-acetyltransferase, translated as MAPATPAGVGAHTTVAWARHLDEVREAQRLRYSVFAGEMGAQLGGTVPGHDVDLFDDYCEHLLVREGATGRVIGTYRVLTPAQAKRAGSFYSDTEFDLTRLRHLRDRMVELGRSCVHPDHRHGGVVLALWGALADFMARNRLDNMIGCVSIPMLHNGGLGGDAAASIWRQVQRTHLAPIEFQVRPRMPLPLEHLDGSLDVEPPALVRAYLRLGAKVLGPPAWDPDFNSADLPMLMRIAELPARFRRQFAA; from the coding sequence ATGGCCCCGGCCACCCCGGCCGGCGTTGGCGCGCACACCACGGTGGCTTGGGCCCGGCACCTGGACGAAGTCCGGGAAGCACAGCGCCTGAGATACAGCGTGTTCGCCGGCGAGATGGGCGCCCAGCTCGGTGGCACCGTTCCCGGGCACGACGTCGACCTGTTCGACGACTACTGCGAACACCTGCTGGTGCGTGAGGGCGCGACCGGCCGGGTGATCGGCACCTACCGCGTGTTGACGCCGGCGCAAGCCAAGCGGGCGGGCAGTTTTTACAGCGACACGGAGTTCGACCTCACGCGCCTGCGCCACCTGCGCGACCGCATGGTGGAGCTGGGCCGCAGCTGCGTGCATCCCGACCACCGCCATGGCGGCGTGGTGCTCGCCCTCTGGGGGGCGCTGGCGGACTTCATGGCACGCAACCGCCTGGACAACATGATCGGCTGCGTCAGCATCCCCATGCTGCACAACGGCGGGCTGGGCGGCGATGCGGCGGCCAGCATCTGGCGGCAGGTGCAGCGCACGCACCTGGCGCCCATCGAGTTCCAGGTGCGTCCGCGCATGCCGCTGCCGCTGGAGCACCTCGACGGCTCGCTCGATGTGGAACCCCCGGCGCTGGTGCGCGCCTACCTGCGCCTGGGCGCCAAGGTGCTGGGGCCGCCGGCCTGGGATCCCGACTTCAACTCCGCCGATCTGCCGATGCTGATGCGCATCGCCGAGCTGCCGGCCCGTTTCCGCAGGCAGTTCGCGGCGTGA